From one Perca fluviatilis chromosome 10, GENO_Pfluv_1.0, whole genome shotgun sequence genomic stretch:
- the LOC120566551 gene encoding uncharacterized protein LOC120566551, producing MIGRLAALILLSTLTLIQTAEVPHQISLTVIELGDSLSLTCSVSGIEAGLFYWYKLKFGHMVQTVEAGTFDKITLQEPFTNSRFTVTTVNNWHVLNITNVSKEDEATYLCQAGSAYGIQFINGTLLAVNDHKNLQKAVYVKQSPETESVQLGDSETLHCSLLSKTKGNIDQCPGEHSVYWFRSGSGESHPGIIYTHSDEEEERSCVYSLSQTIQNSSDTGTYYCAVVTCGEILFSEGTKVETRSELEPVVLVLGVMLACCATVIVVLIFYVNRKRVCKHCKGTTDVN from the exons ATGATCGGAAGACTGGCTGCTTTGATTCTTCTAAGTACATT GACCCTGATTCAAACTGCAGAGGTTCCTCATCAGATCTCTTTGACTGTGATTGAACTTGGAGATAGTTTGTCTCTGACATGTTCAGTCTCTGGGATTGAAGCCGGGTTGTTTTACTGGTATAAGCTGAAGTTTGGACATATGGTCCAAACAGTTGAAGCAGGAACTTTTGACAAAATAACACTTCAAGAACCATTTACCAACTCAAGATTCACAGTAACAACTGTGAACAATTGGCATGTTCTCAACATCACAAATGTAAGCAAAGAAGATGAAGCAACATACTTGTGTCAAGCAGGATCGGCATACGGAATTCAATTTATTAACGGCACACTTTTGGCTGTGAATG ATCATAAAAACCTGCAGAAAGCTGTCTATGTGAAACAAAGTCCGGAGACAGAGTCGGTCCAGCTGGGCGACTCAGAGACTCTCCATTGTTCCCTTCTCTCCAAGACAAAAGGAAACATAGATCAGTGTCCAGGTGAACACAGTGTGTACTGGTTCAGATCTGGATCAGGAGAATCTCACCCAGGCATCATTTACACTCACAGtgatgaagaagaggaaagaagttGTGTCTACAGTCTGTCCCAAACTATACAGAACTCCTCTGATACTGGGACTTACTACTGTGCTGTGGTCACGTGTGGAGAGATCCTGTTTAGTGAAGGAACTAAAGTGGAGACAA GATCAGAACTGGAGCCAGTAGTCCTTGTTCTTGGAGTCATGTTGGCCTGTTGTGCGACTGTGATAGTCGTCCTTATTTTCTACGTAAATCGAAAGAGAGTTTGTAAACATTGCAAAG ggaccacagatgtaaattag
- the LOC120566550 gene encoding uncharacterized protein LOC120566550, whose protein sequence is MIRRLAVLILLSTMYLIRTAEVPHQISLTVVEVGRNVTLECPVSETGGKFFYWYKQPLGYTFQRVVAEILSKLAIDKQFNNSRFTVTKRDAQYFLTITNISKEDEATYFCHYGVTYSESFNGIFLAVNDLNQQKAVYVKQSPETESVKPGDSVTLQCSLLSKTKGNTDQCPGEHRVYWFRSGSGESHLGIIYTHSDEEEERSCVYSLSKTIQNSSDTGTYYCAVVTCGEILFGVCSCEVNQCLSL, encoded by the exons ATGATCAGAAGACTGGCTGTTTTGATTCTACTTAGTACCATGT accTGATTCGAACTGCAGAAGTTCCTCACCAGATCTCTTTGACTGTGGTTGAAGTTGGTAGAAATGTAACTTTGGAGTGTCCAGTTTCTGAGACGGGAGGCAAATTCTTTTACTGGTACAAGCAGCCTCTTGGATATACGTTCCAACGTGTCGTTGCTGAAATTCTTAGCAAATTAGCCATTGATAAACAATTTAACAACTCACGTTTCACAGTTACAAAACGGGATGCTCAGTATTTTCTTACCATTACAAATATCAGCAAAGAGGACGAAGCAACATACTTCTGTCACTATGGAGTGACATATTCAGAGAGTTTCAATGGCATCTTCTTAGCTGTGAACg ATCTTAATCAGCAGAAAGCTGTCTATGTGAAACAAAGTCCGGAGACTGAGTCAGTCAAGCCGGGCGACTCAGTGACTCTCCAGTGTTCCCTACTCTCCAAGACAAAAggaaacacagatcagtgtccaGGTGAACACAGAGTGTACTGGTTCAGATCTGGATCAGGAGAATCTCACCTAGGTATCATTTACACTCACAGCgatgaagaagaggaaagaagttGTGTCTACAGTCTGTCCAAAACTATACAGAACTCCTCTGATACTGGGACTTACTACTGTGCTGTGGTCACGTGTGGAGAGATCCTGTTTGGTGTTTGCTCCTGTGAAGTTAATCAGTGTTTATCATTATAA